The following coding sequences lie in one Spodoptera frugiperda isolate SF20-4 chromosome 24, AGI-APGP_CSIRO_Sfru_2.0, whole genome shotgun sequence genomic window:
- the LOC118278922 gene encoding zinc finger protein 543-like has product MSANNRKGPIVDPGVCRCCGAIRKCRLLNVEYEWSGQREVYADMFVDCFGLVLSHLEGEEAERLICATCVVRLRDARAFRQQVLLCEEKLLSANVQIHDDDEDRMKMDVEVKQELDMSHDDVSVTNDDHHDPIDDSTVPQNKDREATATALSIQVKIEDMHEETVMPLSPVPLEGASDEQAKTDMLDKLNHMKKKLDELQQSEPRPTYQAYRQPNTVDKDLHILRNIVKIVENSYVCPFLTVFSDYHCVYCKEMFVDPIELRKHTLSHDPKTYRDVVDNKKLIQLDIGKIDCRLCDEKIDTIDSLKDHITSVHNKKFYTDVSNEFLQFKLKIGTLTCVECGKKFGFFHALRKHMAVHFGTYICDVCGAHYFEERHLIFHKNSHNKKDVKMFHCNECDKTFRSKYSRNFHVARIHKNEPAYPCNKCEEVFISYHMRYRHKMNVHGEKRQFPCDGCDKVFDSRKTLREHNQRTHLQLLRHQCTFCDKKFYLPSALRDHMTSHTGERNFRCEFCGKNYPRSKALKVHLQSHSAEKKYKCCLCPSAYTQVTNYRNHMRTKHPGNDYD; this is encoded by the exons ATGAGCGCGAATAACCGCAAAGGTCCTATCGTGGACCCGGGTGTGTGTAGATGCTGTGGTGCAATCAGAAAGTGTCGATTATTGAACGTGGAGTACGAATGGTCGGGACAACGCGAAGTTTATGCCGATATGTTCGTCGATTGCTTCGGTTTAGTG CTATCCCACTTGGAGGGCGAGGAGGCGGAGCGCCTGATCTGCGCGACGTGCGTGGTGCGGCTGCGGGACGCGCGCGCCTTCCGACAACAGGTGCTGCTGTGTGAGGAGAAACTCCTCAGCGCCAATGTGCAGatacatgatg ATGATGAAGACAGGATGAAAATGGATGTGGAAGTGAAGCAGGAGTTGGATATGTCCCACGACGATGTCTCCGTCACCAACGATGATCACCACGACCCGATAGATGACAGCACTGTGCCACAGAACAAGGATAGAGAGGCTACCGCCACTGCCC tTTCCATACAAGTTAAAATAGAGGACATGCATGAAGAGACAGTGATGCCGCTGTCGCCGGTGCCGCTAGAGGGCGCCTCTGACGAACAGGCCAAGACCGATATGTTGGACAAACTTAATCATATGAAGAAAAAGCTTGATGAATTGCAACAAAGTG AGCCCCGCCCAACGTACCAAGCATACAGACAGCCAAACACAGTGGACAAAGACCTCCATATACTGCGGAACATTGTCAAAATCGTAGAAAACTCATACGTATGTCCTTTCCTAACTGTTTTTAGCGACTATCATTGCGTCTATTGCAAGGAAATGTTCGTAGACCCTATAGAGTTGAGGAAACACACGCTCTCACATGACCCTAAGACCTATAGGGATGTAGTGGACAATAAGAAGTTAATTCAACTCGATATCGGTAAAATTGACTGCAGATTATGCGATGAAAAGATCGATACTATCGATAGTTTGAAAGACCACATCACTAGTGTTCATAACAAAAAGTTTTACACAGATGTTTCGAATGAATTCCTGCAATTTAAGCTCAAAATTGGTACGTTAACTTGTGTAGAATGTGGAAAGAAATTCGGCTTCTTTCACGCCTTAAGAAAACATATGGCTGTACATTTTGGCACGTATATTTGCGACGTTTGCGGCGCACATTACTTCGAGGAAAGACATttgatatttcataaaaattccCATAACAAAAAAGACGTTAAAATGTTCCATTGTAATGAATGTGATAAAACTTTTCGCTCGAAATATTCTAGAAATTTCCACGTAGCTAGGATACATAAAAATGAGCCGGCGTACCCTTGTAACAAATGTGAAGAGGTCTTCATTTCATACCATATGCGATATCGACATAAAATGAATGTACATGGTGAAAAAAGGCAATTTCCTTGCGATGGCTGTGATAAAGTCTTTGATAGCCGCAAAACTTTGAGGGAACATAACCAAAGGACCCATTTGCAGTTACTAAGACATCAATGTACTTTTTGTGATAAAAAGTTTTATCTACCATCGGCTTTAAGGGACCATATGACGTCACACACTGGTGAAAGGAACTTTAGATGCGAGTTTTGTGGCAAAAACTACCCTAGGTCTAAAGCTTTAAAGGTGCATTTGCAATCTCATAGCGCTGAGAAGAAATATAAGTGTTGTTTATGCCCGTCTGCGTATACGCAGGTGACTAATTATAGGAATCATATGAGGACGAAGCATCCTGGGAATGATTATGATTGA